A portion of the Chromobacterium sp. IIBBL 290-4 genome contains these proteins:
- a CDS encoding type III secretion system needle length determinant, SpaN/EivJ family — protein MGIVMPGAGHGRAASLGEDADGVVALERIAKSKAERGKKRLDSAAEEACAWLAYAPPIRYLAEAPRVAESFAMPAEPPSGAASTRAADAFPEAETSVDRSNVESQAPTAQLNAAAASAALGLGNVGGPSPRLPGVTTRAALHAAIPAAVTAPRQLKPAQAGAQAQERRGIASVKSASHVAPLERLGVSLSPSPLLDPPAHPLGAKNAIRSSPLHAHAVGTGGLPRRTAQPQPQSGHAQPVRAGSVVPADHRAQGAALDQHASNPPSAKSIAAHFADLQRGHETIGRAESLADVPGGMARQPELKHVARAGLHQSKREAESIAPHAPAPARSAIHYAEAELAPAVALSVQAETNADTRQPEVAPTRGASAVAAVMREPAAGDVSSALNLPAPLPPVLPGEAGAFQGSVLKLFAESAEQSPRGLTREAGLIPETRGADAPSRKSERAHELEPGGFEAGVWGPRPALSRGSKSEAPQSPAAKKLPPQSRQAAEPDKSPSGMNFRFQSWGEEHAVKITAENSPSGWQLQLQPSDSLVSQRLSEQWASGDPQQWRLLQGEGEGRRDAPPRQGETEEDE, from the coding sequence ATGGGCATCGTGATGCCGGGCGCGGGCCATGGGCGGGCCGCATCGTTGGGAGAAGACGCCGACGGCGTGGTAGCACTCGAGCGCATCGCCAAATCGAAAGCGGAGCGTGGCAAGAAGCGCTTGGATTCCGCGGCTGAAGAGGCGTGCGCGTGGCTGGCGTATGCGCCGCCGATAAGATATTTGGCCGAAGCGCCGCGGGTGGCGGAGTCGTTTGCCATGCCGGCGGAGCCGCCATCAGGCGCTGCGTCTACGCGCGCAGCCGATGCATTTCCGGAGGCGGAAACAAGTGTGGACAGATCCAATGTCGAGAGTCAGGCGCCGACGGCCCAGTTGAACGCGGCGGCTGCGTCTGCCGCGCTGGGTTTGGGCAATGTGGGCGGGCCGTCGCCTCGCTTGCCCGGCGTGACGACGCGGGCAGCGCTGCACGCGGCCATTCCAGCTGCGGTAACGGCGCCGCGCCAGCTCAAACCTGCGCAAGCGGGAGCCCAGGCGCAAGAGCGGCGAGGCATCGCCAGCGTCAAGTCCGCCAGCCATGTCGCGCCGCTTGAGAGACTCGGCGTCTCTTTGTCGCCTAGTCCTTTGCTGGATCCGCCTGCGCATCCGCTTGGCGCCAAAAATGCGATCCGGTCTAGCCCGCTCCACGCTCATGCAGTCGGAACCGGCGGGTTGCCGCGTCGTACAGCGCAGCCGCAGCCGCAATCGGGGCACGCTCAGCCGGTCAGGGCGGGGTCAGTCGTCCCCGCTGATCATCGCGCGCAGGGCGCGGCATTAGACCAGCATGCGTCGAATCCGCCATCCGCAAAATCCATCGCGGCCCATTTCGCTGACTTGCAAAGAGGGCACGAAACGATAGGGAGGGCGGAGAGCCTGGCGGACGTTCCTGGCGGCATGGCGCGCCAGCCGGAGTTAAAGCACGTAGCGAGGGCGGGCCTGCATCAAAGCAAGCGGGAGGCGGAGTCCATCGCGCCGCATGCGCCTGCGCCCGCCAGGTCGGCAATCCATTACGCAGAGGCGGAACTTGCGCCTGCCGTTGCGTTGTCAGTCCAGGCTGAGACGAATGCCGACACGAGGCAGCCGGAGGTGGCGCCGACTCGCGGCGCATCGGCTGTTGCCGCGGTGATGCGGGAGCCCGCGGCGGGCGATGTTTCGTCCGCTTTGAATTTGCCCGCGCCTTTGCCCCCCGTTTTGCCTGGGGAGGCTGGCGCTTTCCAAGGCAGCGTCTTGAAGCTATTCGCCGAGTCGGCAGAGCAGAGCCCTAGGGGGCTTACGCGAGAGGCCGGCCTCATCCCGGAAACGCGCGGCGCGGATGCGCCATCCCGTAAAAGCGAGCGTGCGCATGAGCTGGAGCCAGGCGGCTTTGAGGCAGGCGTTTGGGGGCCGCGGCCAGCGCTGTCGCGCGGGAGTAAATCCGAAGCGCCCCAGTCTCCCGCAGCGAAAAAACTGCCGCCGCAGAGCCGTCAGGCTGCGGAACCGGACAAATCTCCATCGGGCATGAATTTTCGTTTTCAAAGCTGGGGGGAGGAGCATGCGGTGAAAATCACGGCGGAAAACAGTCCCTCTGGTTGGCAACTGCAGCTTCAACCCTCCGACAGCCTGGTGTCGCAACGTTTGAGCGAGCAATGGGCATCCGGCGATCCTCAGCAATGGCGGCTGCTGCAGGGAGAGGGAGAAGGCCGGCGCGATGCGCCGCCGCGGCAGGGCGAAACCGAAGAGGATGAATGA
- a CDS encoding YscQ/HrcQ family type III secretion apparatus protein, producing the protein MMLRLRRVNSQAIHLAAMAERWRGIGLEAEIARPSRAGRWLPLGDEQRRWHGWLEHRDCLRRLSPQLAGLASGAASEGLLAELIAASAQPQEWPMPELACRRLRVGAIVAGDALPAGDMLRVETPLGELWLDRVEAPLQASAAWGACLRRLSFPLCFVLGHSRMSLGLLRSVAAGDCLLIQNASAVVACQGQVVGRFQQLDEGITMTWQQENMAQDEEQAVSDFQRLPVRVEFVLQRSQLTLEELQALCQGSVLPLEADAQRRVEVRANGALLGRGELVQLDGRMGVELEQWLGSVDDVE; encoded by the coding sequence ATGATGTTGCGTTTGCGGCGAGTGAATAGCCAGGCTATCCACCTGGCGGCGATGGCTGAGCGCTGGCGCGGAATAGGACTGGAGGCGGAGATCGCGCGGCCGTCACGCGCCGGAAGATGGCTGCCGTTGGGCGATGAGCAGCGTCGTTGGCATGGCTGGCTGGAGCATCGCGATTGCCTGCGGCGCTTGTCGCCGCAACTGGCTGGCCTGGCCAGCGGCGCGGCGTCGGAAGGATTGTTGGCCGAGCTGATCGCCGCCAGCGCGCAGCCGCAGGAATGGCCTATGCCGGAGCTGGCCTGCCGCCGGCTGCGGGTGGGTGCGATCGTGGCGGGAGACGCCTTGCCGGCCGGCGACATGCTGAGAGTGGAAACTCCGCTGGGCGAGTTGTGGCTGGACCGCGTCGAAGCGCCCCTGCAGGCCTCCGCTGCTTGGGGCGCCTGCCTGCGGCGCTTGTCCTTCCCCTTGTGCTTTGTATTGGGCCATAGCCGAATGTCGCTCGGCCTGCTGCGCAGCGTGGCGGCGGGGGATTGCCTGCTGATCCAGAATGCGAGCGCCGTGGTCGCGTGCCAAGGCCAGGTGGTGGGGCGTTTTCAACAATTGGATGAGGGGATCACGATGACTTGGCAACAAGAAAATATGGCGCAAGACGAGGAGCAAGCGGTATCCGATTTTCAGCGCCTGCCGGTGCGGGTGGAGTTTGTCTTGCAGCGCAGCCAGTTGACGCTGGAGGAACTGCAAGCTTTATGCCAAGGCAGCGTGTTGCCGCTGGAGGCGGACGCGCAGCGCCGGGTGGAGGTGAGGGCCAACGGCGCGCTATTGGGGCGGGGCGAGCTGGTGCAACTGGATGGCCGCATGGGCGTGGAGCTGGAGCAATGGCTGGGGAGCGTCGACGATGTCGAATGA